CTGGGCACAGCGTGGGCCTCTATGGCCAGGCACTGGGGCTTCTGGGGCAGGAGGTCAGCCGGGGCCGGGATGCAGCCCAGGAGCTACGCACAAGCCTGTTGGAGATGCAGGTGGGCGCTGCACCTGGGGCACCGTGGGGTAGATAGGAGTTTGCAGCACAAGTGCCTAAGGTAACCGACTGTCTGGGTTTGCCCAAGATTGAGGGGGTCCCAGGAACACAGGACTTCCAGTGTTAAAATTGGGCAAGTCCCAGGCGAACAAAGGCAAGTTGATCATCCCACTAACATCCACTATTTATCGATCAGATGGGAGAGGATGCCCTAAAGCTCCAAGCAGAGGCCACAGCCCAGGCTCTAGGGGAGGCGGCGCAGGGACAGCGGGCGCTGCGGGAGAGCATGCTGCGGCTGGAAGGCCAGCTGAGGGGCGCTTGGCTGGGTCATGCCCAACAAGAGTTTGAGGCCTTGAAGGTAAGAGGCTCCCAGCCCTGGTGGAGCTGGGACTCTGATTTCCCAGGCAGAGCTTGCTTCCGAGCTATCCCCAGGTCCGTCTCCCGGTGCCATGGCCTCCCACCTATATGACCCTGGGCAAAACCCCTGTCCCCTCCCATGCCCCAGTTTCCCCACTTGCAAATAAGCGTGACAACTGACGTCTCAAAGCGGAGACAGGGACTCAATACAGACAAAACGCTCCGCATGGGACAGGGGACATGGAAGTGACTCAATAAATGTATACAGTTAAGAGTAACCGGGTCTGTGTCTCGAGTGCCCAGTAGCTACCCAGCCCTGCCTTTTGATAACCCATATCATACTTATAACAAGTAGAACATAGTATAACAAGTCCCATTtcatccccatttaacagatggggaaGTGGAGGCCAAAGAGTAGCAGTGAATGGCCAGGTCACACGGATACAGTCTGAGGGGCAGACGGCCCCGGGCGGCGTCGGGGGATGGAGGTGGGGCGGCCCCGGCTGAGGGTTCCGTCCTGACCCCGCAGGCCCACGCTGACAAGCAGAGCCACATCGTGTGGGCCCTCACAGGCCACGTGCAGCGACAGAGGCAGGAACTGGCAGCACTGCAGCACCGGCTGCGCCAGATCCAGGAGAGGTGAGCCTGGAGGGGGCTGGACGCACAGGGCAGCCTGACGGCAGGTGCgcggggcagctgggtggggaCCCCTTTGCCTGGGCTGAGCCTGatctccctccccaacccccccagaCTCCACACGGCGGCACTTCCAGCCTGAGCCTGCCTGCGTGGAACTGAGAACCAGTCACACAACCGAGGGACGCTTCCTTCCGTGCCCCATGTGGCCCCTGCACAAGGAGCTGCCTGTCCACTGGGGTCGGCCAGGGTGCTTCTGGCCACggagcagagacagaaacaggcGGGGACACAGGCAGAGGACATGGCCCCGTCgtggaggggtggaggcaggacATGTGATCCTTCATGCTTACACACCACCCCCCCCGCAATTAAAGCGGAGTAGTGCCATCTCACTCTACGTGTCTCTGTGCGTCTGGGAGAAAAGGTACCTTGCTTTGCAGGATGCACGGATACCCCCATTCACGTGCCCAGCTGGGCCCTGGAGGTTGTACCTGTAGCTGGTATGGGGGGCGTAGACCTCACGGGCGGGGAACTCCAAGATCTCCTTGGTGGGCCGGCCCCTGGGGTCTGGGTAGGGCTTGACATGAAGCAGCTccggggagaggcagaagtgCGGGTTCTCGGGAGCCGGGGAGATGTCGATCTtgagctgggctggggagggagtaGGGGGTTTGCACCTGCCTGGAagcctcccagcccagccccaccctgtcCGGGCTTCAGGATCAGAGCTCTGGCTTTTCCATAATGCCCCCTAGTGGCTGTCCTTCAGGTGCTAAGGCCAGCGGTCATCCTCAATTGCTGTACCTTGCCCTTGCGTTTGATCACCTCTGCCCTGGGGACCCAGGTCCCCACCGCCACCATGTCCCCCATTTGACACACGATCTGTCTTATTATGTTTCTTGTCTGACTCCCATTAGGGATCCCTGAAGTCAGGGATTTGTGTATCATGGTCACCGCGAggtctccagggcctggcacagcaGGTACTCCGTGTGGGTTTGTTGAGTGACTGCGTGAAAGTGACACCTCTCATTTAGGAGGTGTGGCACGCACCAGTCACGGGCCGCAGGCGCCGCAGTAGAGAGGATGGGCGTCGCATGTCAGCCAGGAACTTGAAGAGGTCCTCATCGCTGAGCCGCTCAGCTTCCTGCACAGGACACGCCCGCGTAAACTGGGTCCCTGGGGCCTGTGCGCCCACAGTGGGGTGACAGGGGTTGTGCCTGGGCACCCCTCCCTCAGCCCACGGCCATGACACCTGCCTGCTTAAAGAAGTTGGTGACAGTTAGCGTGGCTGGGCGGAAGCTGGCGAAGCTGCAGGTGTCATCCCCACCACTCGTCCGATCCTGGGGCCCCCGACGGCGGCGGTCAGTCCAGGCAGGTCGGCGCTCTAGGGGAAGTGGTGACAGTGATGGAGGCGGCAGAGATGAAAGAGAGgcgaggagggccagagagacgcGGGGACTCAACGTTGTACCAAGTCCAGCCAGCAGAGGGCGCATCGTCCCCTCCCCGGTAGCCCCGCCCCTGGCCCGTCAGCCCCGCCTCCTCACCGCCCTCGGAGTCCGAGTCGCGGTCCGTCTGGCAGGCGCTGCTCACGATGTTGGCCAGGTGAACGGCGGTCCAGGCGAAGGGCATGCGGTAGCGGCCCAGGCGGGTGCAGAACTGCTCGGCTGCCAGGCGCAGCTTCTCCAGCTTCTCTTTGTTCTGTGCGGAGACCCCCCAAGCCCCCAAGTGCTCAGTGCCCCAGGCCTACCGAATCCAGGATCCGCCCTGCCCGGTGACCCCTTCGCCACCCTGCTCAGCCTCCACCTGCTTACCTTGGCCGTGTCCACCTCCTTCATCACCATGTATGGCTCGCAACACTCGCTGATGTCCCCCTGCTGCAACACCTTCTCCAGCTGGGGGGCCGGCAGGGCCAGTGAGGCGCTGCTGGGaccccagcctcccaccccaTTCCCACCCACTCACCTGGACCCCTCACGGGCCCTCAGACACTCCATCCAGCTAGGACTTTTGCTCCAACACCTCCCATGGTTCCCACTGTCCTCGAGATTGAGCAAGAGTTGGCTTGCCCCGccagctgcccctccccatgctttgAACCCACTCCAAACCCCCGTCTCCGTAACTTCCCTACGTTTATACTTTTGTTAGTATAAACAGAGGCCACTCCAAGCATGGCTGGACCCCAGTCCTGACCACCTGGAGGGTATGGGAGCCCGAACAGGTCCCTAACCCATGGTGTActtcagtttccccctctgtaaaatgggggggcCACGGCAACCCCCACTTCCTggggctgttgtaaggattagaGGTGGCAAGCCCTGCGTACCCTGACCGACCATGAGCCGTGCCTGCCTGTAGGTGCTCAAATAATGCCGTTAGCATAACCTAATAGAACGTTTTGGGGAAGGAAATTTGAGATCactcctagaaacagaaaatctcacACAGATGTGCCAACTAGGTCTTTCTTCCCCTGATAAACTGAAAAACTCCCAACTTAAAAAGAGTTTCAAATGTTCATCTGCACGGGCCAGGATGCCGTTTCTCCCCAGGCCGCCCACTCATGGGTCTTGGCCTGGCTGTCACCTCTCCACGGAAGCCCTCTGTGATTTCTCCCCACCTGGGTCGTGTGAGGAGCCTCTTCTGGGCTTGCCCAGCTGCCTGTGCTTTCCCCACAACACACTCATCACCCTTCTTGATGACGTGGCCATCTTCTTCCACGAGAACAGGGCCCACGCTGCGTTTACCATTATCCGGCGTTTACCATTATCAccccctggcccagccccagcaGGCACCTTGATGACCAGGAAGATATCAGGTGAGGGGTAGGTCACGGAGAAGATGGCAGAGCGGGCCAGCGTGGAGATGGCAGGGTGGGTGCCATGAGCCCGCAGGAGCCCCTTCACAGAGTCCGAGTTCAGGTCAAAGTAGAAGTTTTCTGAGATCTGGGGACACGAAAAGCAGCTGggccaccacctccaggaagcccacTGCGGTGCAACAAGGAGGAGGGTCGGGGTAGGAATGGGAAGAAAGGGGCTCCTACCTTCTTTTTCTCCCGCACATCATACAGGGCCAAGATGCCAAAGATGGGCTCGATTTCGATTTCAAACCTACGGTGAACGGGGACTCTCTGGCAGAGGCTGTCCCTAATACTTGtaccacccacacaccccagtcCCTCTTGAGACCCGGCCCAGCCTTGGTGCATCGTGGTGGGGGGGCATCTAATTTCCACTGGGCCACAAAGAATTGCTGCTTACCGGCTTCCAGGAAAAGCCTGTCCCGTTTTgcaaatagggaaactgaggcatgaagcccccacccccccccagtaACTCACACAGAGCCCTTCCCCGAACATATGGCCCTTGTTCAGATGGGATGGAGGAAGCTTTTGCCACGAGAGTGCCCCTCATCGTGAAATTCTCACCTCCTGGGCCTTGCTGTGCCCCCCTCTCTGGGGTGTCCTCTACCCCCCTGGGCTGAGCTCTCACTTCGCTTGCCTGCACCGTCCCTGTAACCACCTTCCCGTCTTATTCTGCCCTGCTGGCCCCCACTCACCACGCGAGCCCTAAGGaagcattttaaaacttaaaatgtgagggacgcctgggtgactcagccggttaagcgtctgacttcggctcaggtcatgatctcacagatcgtgagttcgagccccgtgtcgcgctctgtgctgacagctcagagcctggagcctgcttcagattctgtgtctccctctctctccgccccttccccactcacactctgtctgtctctctctctcaaaaaataaacattaaaaaaaaaaaaaacctcaaaatttgAGGCTCCCCAGTGTGCTGAAAACAAAATCCTACAGGGCTCCATCCCGCCCACCTCTTGGCCTCATTTTTCCCCTCTCCAGACATCTCCCAGCCTTTGGGTGTGCCCTGTCCTCCCACCCAGAGGGCCCTGTATGGTCATCCCACGGTTACAGGTGCTGGATACGGTAGgtagtgtttgttgaatgactggaTATTCAAAGAGCTGGTTCCCAACCCTACTGCTTGGGACGGGCCTCAGGCCACACCAGGGCCTCCCTTTCCTGCCCCCATCCAGGCAGGAactcagggtggggaggggcagtgctGGGCTTAGGTCCAAGGCCACATCCTGTTCAGCTCAATTCCCACGCACTTCTGGCTGCTTCCCGGGGGGGGCTGATGTGGAGGGGGCCTCGGTCGGCTAGAAGTCAGGTCCAGGGTCACCAGCGCCCCCTCTGGCCTGGGTCGCGGCAGAGCCAGTACCAGATTCTGGCCTCCTAAGTCATGTGATCTCGGGCACAGTGACTTccaccctgtgcctcagtttccccacctgcgcCTACCTCACAAGGTTGCGGTGAAGATTGGAGGTCGTACGTGTGCAGGGCTGAGAACGCAGCCCGGCACATAGTTGGCGCTTAAGGACCCGGTGGCTTTGAATAACGAGAAAAGGAAGTCATTTCCCACCTCAAAGCGCACGGATGACCTCACGGGTCTCAGGACCGCACACGGTAACAGCCTGGCTTGAGTAGTGGGCCCCAAGTGTGTGCCCGCACCATACCCCACGCGGGGCCTCGCGGGTCTGGAGGGAGGCGTGGGTCAGCACACTTACTTCAGCGACAGACACTTGACCAAGATCCTCTGTCCGAAGTGCTCACGGGGCGGCTCGGGGCGGCTGCAGCGTTCCACGGCCTCATCCTGCCAAGAACCGGGGAGGGCAGCTGGGACACATCCGTTACGAAGGGCTTGGAACGCGGGGCCCGAGGCCAGCTCTGCCCCCCGACCTGACTTAAGTTTCTTTCAGTTCCTGTCTCTGTGCTTTGGCACATCCCATTGCCCCAGGCTGGaacccccttcttctcccctccttGTCATCGTCCAGGTGGCGGCTTAGCGGGCACTTCCTCCCTGATCGCTGAGGCCTGAGCAGGGACCTCGTCCCGGTGTTCACAATGTCACACGGCCGGGACCCAGAGGGCCGTGTGAGGGCCAATTACCGGCAACTCATCATGACATTACTCCATCTGGATTGCAATTTCTTGGTAGGAGGGTCTCTCCTCCACAGGGCAGGGACGGAGTCTACCCTGTTCATGGCTGGACCTCCAGGACTTGCCATTCGTGTCGGTCAAGCAAATACAGAAGTATACAGTAGGCACCTCCTCAAAGTTGGTTGGATAAACACAGACGTATACAGAAAACGTTCGATTAACACTGCCTGGACATTCACAGGGGTATATACTAGGCTCCCGACAAATACCGTTGAATAAACGTAGGAGTATACagtaagcacttgataaatgGCTGGATGAAAACACAGGTGTCTATACTAGGTTCCCAATAAAAGTTAGTTGGTAggggctggctcggtcagtgcaGATGTGACTCTTAGTCTCAGGgaggcgagttcgagccctgagttgggcacagagattatttaaaaaaaaaaaaaaaaaaaaagccggtcGGATAAATACAGATACTGGAGACATATTAATTGCTGAAATGCTGTTTGATTAAATAAAggactataggggcacctgatggctcagtcggttgagtgtccgacttcggctcaggtcaggatcgcacggtttgtggattcgagccccaagttaggctctgtgttgacagctcagagcctggagcctgcttcggattctgtgtctgcctctctctctgcccctccctggctcacatgtgcacacacgcacgttctctgtctctctccaaaatgggtaaacattaaaaaaaattttttgtaaataaaggacTATACAATAGGTATACAATTAACATTGTATACCTCTATTGGTTGAATAGAGAAGTATATaataagtgcccaataaatgctGGGTGGATAAATAAAggagtatatataaaataaaagccactgAATAAAAATACACGGTATACactaggtgcccaataaatgttaccTGGATAAATATACTcatatatagtaggtgctcaataaataccagtTTGattaaattggttttttttttaattttaattatttttgagagacagagcatgagaaggggagagaggcataggaaagagagagaacctttaaaaagaaaccttttttaaaatgttttatttatttttgagagacagagtgtgagtggggaagggggagagggggagagagggagagagagagagagagagacgccgaatcagaagtaggctccaggctccgagctgtcagcacagagcccgatgcggggcttaaactcatggaccgcaagatcatgatctgagccgaggtcggacacttaactaactgagccacccaggtgcccccgagagagacagaatcttaagtggcctccatgctcagcacagagcccaacatggggctcaatcccacgatcatgacctgagcccaaatcaagagtcagacactcaacggactgagccacccgggcaccccaattaGATTGTTTGACTAAAGAGAAGGCTACACAGCGGCATATATTAAGTATTGGTTGAATGCATATAGGAGTCTGGTAGGTGTCCAATAAATGCTGGCTGGATAAATATAAGGGCATGTAGTAGGCATCCAAtaaaaggaactgaattttaaaaaatgggggtaTACAGTAGGCAACCAGAGAACGTTGGTGGGATACCAACATACCACATAGGGTCAGTAGCATGGGTACTGGCCTCGGGGCCCGTGTGGGCCTGTGGGCACCCACCTCATCGGGTGCTGGGTAGAGGGCCAGCAGGGCGCGGGGCCGGTGCTGTCGCCGCAAGGCCTCGTTCCGCCGGTCCACATCTTCAGGGGCTGTGCGTTCCAGCAGCGAGGGCAGCAATGAGTCAGCTGCCAAGTTCCTCAGGTCGAAGATGCCAGAGGCCCCACTACTTCGAGGGGTGTCATCCAGGGAGCCCGAGGAGTGGCGGGGGTCATCCTGCCAGGGGAGAACGCACAAGCACTGAGCGCCAGCTGGATGCACCTCCACCCCACTCAGAGGCGTCCTCATGCCCAATCAACGGATGGGAAAGCTGAGGGTCATGGGGTGGGGTTACCACTACAAGGGTCACTGTGAGGCTTTGCTAAGCCTCTTTCTAGAACCTTCCGCCCCTCCTTCACCATTGTTGGAGGAGGCTACTCCTAAGCTTACGTACTCATCTGGCCAATCAGAACATGACATCTGCCGGCCCCAGGGATTGGCGGCAAAGTAAGGCCATGTCTGGGTTGGGCCAATGAGAGCCTTCCGTGATGCTTTGCTCACTGTtgtcaggggagggagaggtcTTCCCATTGGAGCTGTCACTGGCTCAGGGCCCTGTCTCACCTCCTAGACTCGGTTGTGGTCAGAGCCAGACTACCCTGGTTCAAATTCCCACTCAGCTCTGTGACCCTGTGTCCCTGAACCCAACTCAAAGGCCCTCAGCTTCCCCACCTACATCTAAAACTAGTAACAATGGAAACGATAACAATAATTCTTGGTAGGATTATCGTTGGCATAAAGTAGGAGCCCAGTGAATATTGGTTGACAAAATTTCGGCTCAAGACCCACCAGGCCAGTGACATTCTCCTAATCACCGcgctgtgccttggtttcttcctttctttctctttttttttaaaaaaatatttatttttgagaaagaaacacagagcgtgagcgagagaggggcagagagagggagacacagaatccgaaacaggctccaggctctgagctctcagcacagggcccgacgtggggctcgaactcacgaaccgcgagatcacgacctgagccgaagtcggacgcttaaccgaccgagccaccgaggcgcccctgggcctcggtttcttaTCGGCAAAACGGGTGTTGCCCTGCCTCACGGGATGAAAGATGAGGACCAGCAGAAAGTATTTAGTACACgctaagcacttaataaatgtttataattattaccCTTAACTTTTAACCCACGGGGCTGATACGTTTCCTTTTGGAGTCGAGACTGTTTGGGTCACTGCCCGTCACATGGGACTGACAGCTGGGGCCTAGAGCTCACACACACCCCTAAGGTGACCCCTGCCCGGGGCTCCCTCACCGAGTCCTCTGGGCCGGACCTCTCATCCCCAGAAGTGTCCTGCTCAAAGACCTGGCGGGTGAGGCCCTTTTGCCGCTCTCGCTGCGTCTCTGTGGTGATGGGGCTGAACGCTGCACTCAGATGCTGGTACCTGGGAGGAGGTAGGGCTGGGCGGGTAGCAGGGAGAAGGGCACACCCCCCCTGCAATACACCAGAGAAGATCCACCAGAGAAGTCTGGCCGTCCTTGTGGGGACAGTGGCCAACACACAGGAGGACTAGCCCAGCGGGCTCTCCTGGGCTCAGACCGGGCCTCTTGACCCTCTCCCCTGAGCTGCCCCCCAAGCCAGACCCACCTCCTGTGGGCGATGATCCAATCCTCCGTGTACATCTCCACCGCGGCCCTCACCTGGGCATCCAGCTTTCTGCACAAAATATAATCAGGGTAAACAGAGGCAGGGCACAGTGTTAATCCTTCCAGTGGCCTGAGGTGGGTCCTACCCCCCTGCCTGTTATAGAGAAGTGgagacagaagctcagagagggagggTACctcacccaaggccacacagccgaGCCAGGAGTTGAACTTGGGGCCATTGGAGCTTGACGGAAAGGGGGTGCTGGTGAGGGGCATGGAGGCAGAACTGAGTTACAGACAAGGAGGGCACGGCGCCGAACGCACCCATCCTCGGGGGTCCCGGGCTCCGTGGTCCGGCATTCCCGGGGCTGTAACAGCAGCTCGAGGTCATCAGCTGGAAACTCGGCCAGGTCCCGGAGGGGCCCGGGTTCGGCATCTGGAGGCCGGCTCAGGAGCACATCCTCGAAGTCCAGGGGCTCAATGACTTCAGTGAGTGGGACCTGGGTTGGAGCAGAGTGGCTGTGGCCCCCGCCCTGGGGGCTGAGAGTGGGGGTGAGCGTGGGCTTGGGCTCGGGTAAGAGGGCGGTGGGAGCCATAGAGAGTGTTGGAGCTGTGAGGAGCCAAGGAGGACAGTGACCTCAGACTCTCTACCCGCATCCCAGAGCGGCCTGCCCCGCCCCTCTTTCCAGGCAGGAAATCACACCCTGTGCCTGGAGGGGCAGGGCTCTGCTGGAAGGAAAGGCATGTGGGCTGCAGCAAAGAAAGACAATTCCTaaggctccctccctctcccagcagCTGGAAGTacctcccatcccccaaccctgCCCGGTCCCCATCTGGGTGGTCCAGGCAGCAGGAGGTGGGGCGACCTCAGGGTGACCACCCACGGGGCTGCAGCGAGGGGACTACCCTCCCCactcacagagaaagagagtggggacagTCCCTCCGGGCACTAGTGGGAGGGGCGGGTGTGACCAAGGCCCGGCAGAGGGGATTCCCCACGTCCCTCGTCGGCCAGAGAGCAGGGTCCTGGAGGGGTCACCTCCCAAACACGTACCCCCAGGGAGCCGCTGCTGCGTCTGCTGGAGTGGGGGGAGCCACTGCGCTCCCGGGACACCTGCTTCCGTACCTCCGCAGCCACCGTCCTGCGGGGACAGAAGGGGGCCACTGGGGACACGAACACTTGGGCAGTGGGGCCCGGAGAACTCCACTTCGGGCCAATAAATCCCTTCTCCGAGACAAAAATCCAGGCTGTGGAAGGGAAAAACCAGGCCACGGACCAGGAGAATCTAGGCTTCAGAATCCACGGATCTCAGCCCAGAGGTCCCAGGACCACCCCCAAGCTGGGCCTGGggccctcccaacccccactaAGCACAGATGGAAGGAATTGCTCCCGGCAGAGCATGAGGGTCACAGATCCTTCTCTATCCCTGGCACCCACCAAGGGTCTAAGTCCTGGCTGGCCGGCTCCCTGGTCCCCAACCTCCGCTCCCTCATCTGGGGGACCCGCGTCCACCCTGCCTCCCATCCAGAATATGCGCCCCGTCCCACCCTTGCTGTGgggctttggacaagttactcctgcctctgagcctcagtttacccatctgtacCTGAAGGGACCTCACAAGGCTGCTGTGCAGAGCCGAGCAGGGGGCTCGGCATTCAGGGATCACTCTGTACCTCATTGTCAGGGAATCAGAGACAACGCTGAGCATGTGTCAAGAGGCCAGCAGGACCCGCAGGGCACACGCAGGAACCAAGGTCCATGCGGTGGCCTTCTTGGGCCACCTGTATCTGTGCCGGCCTTCACAGGCAGGGAGGACAGGGTGAAGAGGGAAGACCCACGGGGGAGGGGGCCAGCAAAGGAATCTGGGACTTGGTGGGGTCGGGGTCCCCCAGGCACTCAATCCCTTCAGCTGAGCttagaaggaggggaaggagagagagccacACAGTTATCTgcggaagaacattccaggcaaaagGTACGGTAAGTACAAAGACTCTAAGGCTGGGCTGTGAGCTCCTAGACCCCTGGTCCCCCCGGGGTCTCTATGAAGGCAGGACGAGGGCTACGTGTCCCCAGCAACAGCCCCGCATATAGtagctactcaataaatattttaaaacgttaagctatgtatttttgagagacggagggagagagagcacaaggcggggagcggcagagaggagcacacagaatctgaagtaggctccaggctcccaggtgtcaacgcagagcccaacacggggctcaaacccgtgaaccgcgagatcataacctgagccgaagtcagacgcctaactggctgagccacccaggtgcccctcaataaatTTTTCTTGGTGAAATGAGTGAATCCCTCCCAATCTTCCCCCTGGTCCAACTTGACTGAACCCACTGTTAGAAGCCGCAGACAttttagctgtgtggctttgggctgGTGAAcaccctttctgggcctcaatcCCTCTTAAAATTGAGAAGGCAATTGCCTGGGTGTTTGGGTCTTACTCCCTTCTATTTTCCACTTGTCTGTGTGCCGGGGAGTTTTCCTAATAAAAAGTTATACCCCCAAAAAAGCacgatgctggggcacctgggtgcctcagtccattaagtgtccgactttggctcaggtcaccatctcatagttcatgagttcgagccccgcatcaggctctgtgctgacagctcagagcctggagcctgcttcagattctgtgtctccctctctctctgtccctcccctgctcgcgcgctctctccctctcaaagacaaataaaataaaaacatttttaaaaatacagaaaaaaaaatttttaaaaagcactatgCCGATTGCCAACCTATGGCCCGTGGGCCACCGATGAAATGGATGCGTGCAGTGGGGCTCAGGTAAgacaggtgggggcgggggtcatCTGGAAGCCTCTGAATTCAACTCTGTGTAGGTCAAACAAACTTGACCGTGACCCTGATCCAACATGGGGGCCTCCAGTGGAGACCTCAGCCTCACTCCTCGGTCTCCGcgttctatttattttctttgttaatggTCTCAGAGTCTTGCTTCTACTGGTTGGGGTTTAGGGGGAGATGATGGAGGATCTTCTAGGAAATTCAAAGGTTGTGCAAAATGAGGTATGGACCCTCAAGTTCCCAACGTTGGGGCTGCCTCTTCTGGAAGCCTGGGCACACAGGGTCTTGGGGGATGATTTATGAAAGACGCCAGGACAGGGCACCGGTCTGTGCCCTGGTCCCAGACGTTCTGCAGCTGTTAccccagagcagggagaggggaggagggagggcggggCCACTTCATTTTGTCTTTGGCCCTGGAGAGATGTCCCCAGAGTGGAAAAAAGGCCAGGTCCTCAACACCGTGGCCCAGGGGCCAGTTTCCCGTGTCACAGGGCTCTGCGCTTGGGAGCTGGGCAAGCATGGACGGGTGGCAAGCACCCCCTTCTCTGGACCTCTGGGCTCAGGACAGTACCCACACCTTAATGAACTGTTCTGAGTGTagggcttggcacacagtaagtgctcaattaaGGCTTGCTGTAAGCATGTTGCCTCAAAGGGATCCCGAGAAACTGGAATCTCTGGATCTTCTTTTTATGCCAAAAGggggtgaggctcagagaggggtgGTAAggtgctcagggtcacacagcaggtggCCAGGATCAAACCCCTGGGGGCCAGAGGGCAGGGTCTGTGCCCTCCAGCATCTGCCATTCCACGTGGCCTGTGATGGGGAGCAGGGCCGAGAACAGGGGCTCAACCTGCCTCTTCCATGTCCACACTCGCCCCCACAGTGGTCCCATCCAGCCTCCGGGTTTCGGCACCATCTAAACAATGACAATCCTCGAGTCCGTTCGGTGGGATCCCTGCCTCCTTTGCGTGCCCTCGCGGGGTCCTGCAGGCATGCGCCATCACCGTAACCCTGCCTTCCCAGCATCCTCCTGTCTCCCTAAGGGCAGCCCCGCCCTCTGGGGTGCTCAGGACCCGCACCTGGGAGGCACCCCCAatgcccctctctttctcatccCCACATCAGATGTGCTTCAGACGCCCCCGtggagcacatttttaaaaaggaagcaagaCGTTGAGCTGAACGTGGTGGTTTTTCTCAGGAAGGGATTTCAGAATTGCAATGGCAAAAAATGTCAAGATCAGGAGGTGGGTTACAGCCGCCGGTGAGATAAATCCTCCAACGGGGAAAATCGACAGCCCTATGTGACACTGTAGAGACGCTCAGAGGGGAAAGGGTAAGCAGTGGCGTCACT
This DNA window, taken from Panthera tigris isolate Pti1 chromosome A2, P.tigris_Pti1_mat1.1, whole genome shotgun sequence, encodes the following:
- the ANGPTL8 gene encoding angiopoietin-like protein 8 encodes the protein MPVLALCLLCALATEPWPSSAAPVGSLEPAQHEELTLLFHGTLQLGQALNSVYRATEARLTKAGHSVGLYGQALGLLGQEVSRGRDAAQELRTSLLEMQMGEDALKLQAEATAQALGEAAQGQRALRESMLRLEGQLRGAWLGHAQQEFEALKAHADKQSHIVWALTGHVQRQRQELAALQHRLRQIQERLHTAALPA